From Gimesia panareensis, the proteins below share one genomic window:
- a CDS encoding GAF domain-containing protein, with amino-acid sequence MQRSTETLPEIRLILELISKGNSLTDTLTTLIEYLESKSNDMFCSILLLDEEGRLRNGAAPHLPEEYVRLTDGALIGPNVGSCGAAAYHNQQVVVTDIETDPLWKDFKDVALRFDLRACWSTPIRSSTGAVLGTFAIYYHEPCAPTEFHEQLIEQAVYLAAIAIEHVKIEEDLHKSEQESSRLRQQLLEAIESLTEGFAIYDAEDRLVMCNSKYMEVYRESADLLVPGQRFEDHIRVSAYRGQVADAIGREEEWVQERVRQHQNPSGSFRQQLGNGRWLMISEHKTAEGGISGVRTDITQQVLYEEKLRRSIHLIESIRTLLSQYISDANPDKVFEDLLHTFLNISESEAGFIVEVQKSEEGTYQLIPRANCFRPVGSETGECEVGLQHAAREFFEQQKLFERIVSSKEALIIDESHDDRPAGDAMQNGAAGCMKSFLVLPVVSQGELTGVAGLANRPAGYDASFVEFLKPLLVTAGTLLTAYRNEVRRQENERALQESEERFSKVFQFNPMGKVILSFNTGRVIDVNESFLKTTLYSREQIIGKTIHELKLFPETGSWDEILHRVHENDMVYEQETPFCINDGIKRIIQCSACMIESADEPLLLLMVKDITEQKQTEELNRQMQVQLQHSQKMKAIGQLAAGVAHEFNNILVGINLNADLLLLTPEHEIPEGFREPLRDIQKSGERAAELVKQLLAFGRKKAANTAWFDVNTLISSHQKMMQRILGKSVTLSLNLCPDTGLVWGDEGEIEQALMNLVVNARDAMPEGGVLRIQTQNVNVTEKMVADHAECLPGAYTLMSVTDNGCGMAPEIVSHIFEPFFTTKPVTEGTGLGLSTVHRNLAEIGGFITVASEPGGGSEFQVYLPQHQRVNVKDQEETEAVAEEPVTGGSETILVCDDEPTVLSTVSALLERLGYTVIRALGPEEAIKAAARQEQQISLLCTDFNMPAMNGEQLVRRLTQVRPGLKVIYLSGIAEKIPESAIVNGSKVIQKPTKMGELAHAIRGMLDEGMQQEK; translated from the coding sequence GTGCAGCGGTCAACAGAAACCTTACCTGAGATCAGGCTGATTCTGGAGCTGATCAGTAAAGGGAACTCCCTGACTGATACCCTGACAACGCTGATCGAATATCTGGAATCGAAAAGCAATGATATGTTCTGTTCGATCCTGTTGCTCGATGAAGAGGGCCGGTTGCGTAACGGGGCGGCTCCTCACCTGCCTGAGGAGTATGTCCGACTCACTGATGGTGCTCTCATCGGCCCGAATGTGGGTTCTTGCGGTGCGGCTGCCTATCACAACCAGCAGGTTGTTGTGACGGATATCGAGACCGACCCTCTCTGGAAGGACTTTAAAGATGTGGCCTTGCGATTTGATCTGCGTGCCTGCTGGTCCACTCCGATTCGATCTTCAACGGGAGCCGTTCTGGGGACATTTGCGATTTACTATCACGAGCCCTGCGCGCCGACTGAGTTCCATGAGCAACTGATTGAGCAGGCTGTCTACCTGGCTGCAATTGCCATCGAACATGTCAAGATCGAAGAAGATTTACACAAAAGCGAGCAGGAATCGAGCAGGCTCCGCCAGCAGTTGCTGGAGGCCATTGAGTCGCTGACAGAGGGCTTTGCCATCTACGATGCCGAGGATCGGCTGGTGATGTGTAATTCCAAATATATGGAAGTCTACAGGGAGAGTGCCGATCTACTGGTGCCTGGGCAGAGGTTTGAGGATCACATCCGTGTTTCAGCTTATCGGGGACAGGTGGCGGATGCCATTGGCCGCGAAGAAGAGTGGGTGCAGGAACGGGTGCGGCAGCATCAGAATCCCTCGGGCAGTTTTCGTCAGCAACTGGGGAATGGTCGCTGGCTAATGATTTCGGAACATAAGACAGCAGAGGGGGGCATCTCAGGCGTCCGGACTGATATTACCCAGCAGGTGTTGTATGAAGAAAAGCTGCGCCGGTCGATTCATCTGATTGAATCAATTCGCACTCTGCTGTCTCAATACATTTCAGATGCGAATCCTGACAAGGTCTTTGAAGACCTGTTACACACATTTCTGAATATCTCGGAAAGTGAAGCCGGCTTTATTGTTGAGGTCCAGAAGTCAGAGGAAGGGACGTACCAACTAATCCCTCGGGCGAACTGTTTTCGGCCTGTGGGTTCAGAGACAGGCGAATGTGAAGTGGGATTGCAACATGCAGCGCGGGAGTTTTTTGAGCAGCAGAAACTGTTTGAGCGGATTGTCTCCAGCAAAGAGGCCCTGATCATTGATGAGAGCCACGATGATCGCCCTGCTGGGGACGCGATGCAGAATGGTGCCGCGGGATGCATGAAATCGTTTCTGGTGTTACCTGTCGTTTCGCAGGGGGAACTGACGGGAGTCGCCGGGCTGGCCAATCGGCCTGCAGGCTATGATGCGTCGTTTGTGGAATTTTTGAAACCGCTGCTGGTGACCGCGGGGACCCTGTTGACCGCTTATCGGAATGAGGTCCGTCGCCAGGAAAATGAGCGGGCCTTGCAGGAATCGGAGGAACGGTTCTCCAAAGTATTTCAATTCAATCCGATGGGAAAGGTCATTCTCAGTTTTAATACGGGACGCGTGATTGATGTGAATGAGTCCTTCCTGAAGACCACGCTCTATTCACGGGAGCAGATCATTGGAAAGACAATCCACGAACTCAAGTTATTTCCGGAAACGGGCAGCTGGGATGAGATTCTCCACAGGGTGCACGAAAACGATATGGTTTATGAGCAGGAAACGCCTTTCTGTATTAATGATGGCATAAAACGAATCATCCAGTGTTCCGCGTGTATGATTGAGAGTGCCGATGAACCTCTGCTGCTGCTGATGGTCAAGGATATCACGGAGCAGAAACAGACCGAGGAGCTGAATCGGCAGATGCAGGTGCAACTGCAGCACAGCCAGAAAATGAAAGCGATCGGGCAGCTGGCGGCCGGTGTGGCCCATGAGTTCAATAACATTCTGGTGGGGATTAATTTGAATGCCGATCTGTTACTGCTCACACCGGAGCATGAGATTCCGGAAGGGTTTCGGGAACCGTTGCGTGATATTCAGAAATCAGGTGAGCGTGCCGCAGAACTGGTCAAACAGTTGCTGGCATTCGGTCGGAAGAAAGCTGCCAATACGGCCTGGTTTGATGTGAATACCCTGATTTCCAGTCATCAGAAGATGATGCAGAGAATCCTGGGGAAGTCAGTGACACTCAGTTTAAATCTGTGTCCGGATACGGGACTGGTCTGGGGGGATGAAGGTGAGATCGAACAGGCCCTGATGAACCTGGTGGTCAATGCGCGGGACGCCATGCCGGAAGGCGGGGTGCTTCGGATTCAGACGCAGAATGTGAATGTAACAGAGAAGATGGTTGCCGATCATGCAGAATGCCTGCCGGGGGCTTATACGCTCATGTCGGTGACAGATAACGGGTGCGGGATGGCGCCCGAGATTGTCTCGCATATTTTTGAACCGTTTTTTACAACCAAGCCCGTTACAGAAGGAACCGGGCTGGGGCTGTCTACAGTGCATCGCAACCTGGCAGAGATTGGAGGCTTTATTACTGTGGCCAGTGAACCAGGCGGAGGGTCGGAATTTCAGGTTTATTTACCACAGCATCAACGCGTCAATGTGAAGGATCAAGAGGAGACGGAAGCTGTCGCAGAGGAACCGGTGACAGGTGGCAGCGAAACCATTCTGGTCTGTGATGATGAACCGACGGTGCTGTCGACGGTGTCGGCTCTCCTGGAGCGACTGGGTTATACGGTGATCAGAGCCCTGGGACCGGAGGAAGCGATCAAGGCTGCTGCGCGTCAGGAGCAGCAGATCTCGCTGTTATGTACGGACTTCAATATGCCTGCCATGAATGGCGAACAACTGGTTCGACGTTTGACCCAGGTGCGTCCCGGTTTAAAGGTCATCTATCTATCAGGCATCGCAGAAAAGATTCCTGAATCGGCGATCGTCAACGGGAGTAAAGTCATTCAGAAGCCGACCAAAATGGGGGAACTGGCCCATGCGATTCGCGGTATGCTGGATGAGGGGATGCAACAGGAAAAGTAA
- a CDS encoding IS110 family RNA-guided transposase: MMLYVGLDVHVKHITICVLNKHGKLLQRCQLPCLDDVIKFLMNLQGRCEVCFEASTGYGIYFEALSKIASRVAVAHPGLLKLIFRSKQKNDRADAEKLAKLLFLDEVPTVHVPTADVRAWRELITFRGKLIQKRTRAKNGIRSLLRSVGCRVPKEFGLWTIRGMEWLKQKDLKQPMQNLKRNMLVEEIETLTRQTRLVETELARYSKENIAVQQLQSIPGIGLRTAEAFVAFVDDPHRFANSKKVGAYFGLIPIQDQSGSTNRLGHITREGCAEVRHLVTEAVWQGIRYSPTIKAYYERIHRQEKDRKKIAIVATSHYLVRVMWSMLKNGTLWKERSLAV; the protein is encoded by the coding sequence ATGATGTTGTATGTTGGTTTGGATGTGCATGTCAAGCATATTACGATTTGTGTACTTAATAAGCATGGTAAGCTGCTGCAGCGGTGTCAGCTGCCATGCCTGGATGATGTGATTAAATTTCTGATGAACCTGCAAGGACGATGCGAAGTCTGTTTTGAAGCCAGTACCGGTTATGGCATCTACTTTGAAGCTCTGAGTAAGATTGCTTCTCGTGTTGCCGTGGCCCATCCAGGACTGTTGAAACTGATTTTTCGTTCCAAACAAAAGAATGATCGTGCGGACGCAGAGAAACTGGCCAAACTGTTGTTTCTCGATGAAGTTCCGACCGTTCATGTCCCGACTGCAGACGTGCGGGCCTGGAGAGAGTTGATTACATTCCGAGGCAAACTGATTCAGAAACGGACCCGGGCTAAAAATGGAATTCGCTCGCTTCTGAGAAGTGTTGGTTGCAGGGTTCCCAAAGAGTTTGGTCTCTGGACCATACGGGGGATGGAATGGCTAAAACAGAAAGATCTGAAACAGCCGATGCAAAATCTGAAACGGAACATGCTGGTAGAAGAGATCGAAACACTGACGAGGCAAACCAGGCTGGTTGAAACGGAACTGGCCCGCTATTCGAAAGAGAACATTGCCGTGCAGCAATTGCAGAGTATCCCCGGCATCGGCTTACGCACTGCTGAGGCATTCGTGGCCTTTGTGGATGACCCGCATCGATTTGCCAACAGTAAGAAAGTGGGGGCCTACTTCGGTCTGATCCCGATCCAGGATCAGTCAGGGAGTACTAATCGACTGGGGCATATCACGCGCGAAGGATGTGCAGAGGTCCGGCACCTGGTTACCGAAGCAGTTTGGCAGGGGATTCGATATTCACCGACGATTAAAGCCTATTATGAGCGGATTCATCGACAGGAAAAAGACAGGAAAAAGATTGCGATTGTAGCCACATCGCATTACCTGGTGCGTGTGATGTGGTCCATGTTGAAAAATGGAACCTTGTGGAAAGAACGGAGCCTGGCAGTCTGA
- a CDS encoding DUF4328 domain-containing protein — MSVFAYRNESGFSRFLVFLIELSAVLNCVAVGSSVMMHGMILAAQKGAEVTAVEAGIHNERQIVIGGAQLGASIFVGVVFLVWVYRMSRNAHSIENAKLRYSPGWAVGWYFIPIVNLWKPYQAMREIYEVFINRPNDGKILPLWWFAWILASIMARISTRVVTKSDTLDQLLTKSEVTIFADACAVFLDLAAILLVITVSRACAARFEVDHFEAATEDWE; from the coding sequence ATGAGCGTATTTGCTTACCGGAATGAATCTGGTTTTTCCAGATTTTTAGTTTTCCTGATCGAGCTGTCAGCCGTGTTGAACTGTGTGGCTGTCGGCAGTAGTGTGATGATGCATGGAATGATTCTTGCGGCGCAGAAAGGCGCTGAAGTGACTGCGGTAGAGGCAGGAATTCACAATGAGCGTCAGATAGTCATCGGCGGCGCACAACTGGGAGCCTCCATTTTCGTAGGTGTCGTCTTCCTGGTATGGGTATATCGTATGAGCAGGAATGCGCACAGCATTGAAAATGCGAAACTTCGATATTCCCCCGGCTGGGCGGTTGGCTGGTATTTCATTCCGATCGTCAACCTCTGGAAACCTTACCAGGCGATGAGGGAAATCTACGAGGTGTTTATCAATCGTCCCAATGACGGGAAGATACTGCCGCTCTGGTGGTTTGCCTGGATCCTGGCCAGTATCATGGCCCGGATTTCAACCCGGGTTGTTACAAAGTCTGATACGCTGGATCAACTGCTGACAAAGTCGGAGGTCACCATTTTTGCCGATGCCTGCGCGGTGTTCCTGGATCTGGCAGCCATCCTGCTGGTGATCACGGTCAGTCGCGCCTGCGCAGCTCGATTTGAGGTCGATCATTTCGAAGCAGCGACCGAAGACTGGGAGTAA
- a CDS encoding DUF805 domain-containing protein, producing the protein MPVSDEEFAALRSRVDALEELLQTDEFSELPERIVALEQRSPHRTPKVISLAEIYTKSSGGARAVLLYLVIAAIGLPALLIFWLMNLLEAHPDNARNLITIVFCLGTMAVAGGLAYVAIRKNDLDKAKDVLIILIGIFGTIVGFYFGSAEHNKPNEGNDKPNQRADQKQEQNQTPSANGAQTQVPPKIPPKPPAGNAEPPPQKPEPPAGPPQVPAEEKPAEEKPVKAKTE; encoded by the coding sequence ATGCCTGTATCTGATGAAGAGTTTGCCGCGTTGCGCAGTCGAGTGGATGCGCTGGAAGAATTGCTCCAGACTGACGAATTCAGCGAGCTGCCGGAACGGATCGTGGCGCTGGAACAGCGATCGCCCCACCGCACTCCCAAAGTGATTTCGCTGGCCGAAATTTATACAAAATCGAGTGGTGGTGCACGTGCCGTTCTGTTGTATCTGGTGATCGCTGCCATCGGCCTGCCTGCGTTACTGATTTTCTGGTTGATGAATTTACTGGAAGCCCATCCTGATAATGCCCGCAATCTCATTACGATTGTATTCTGCCTGGGGACCATGGCTGTGGCGGGGGGACTGGCCTACGTCGCGATTCGCAAGAATGATCTCGATAAAGCCAAGGATGTGCTAATCATTCTGATCGGGATCTTTGGGACGATCGTAGGCTTCTATTTTGGTTCTGCCGAACATAATAAGCCGAATGAAGGGAATGACAAGCCGAACCAGAGGGCAGATCAGAAACAGGAGCAAAATCAGACGCCCTCGGCGAACGGGGCGCAAACCCAGGTTCCGCCGAAGATACCACCCAAACCACCTGCCGGTAACGCAGAACCTCCGCCGCAGAAGCCTGAGCCACCTGCAGGGCCGCCCCAGGTACCTGCGGAAGAAAAACCTGCGGAAGAAAAACCAGTGAAAGCAAAAACGGAATGA
- a CDS encoding tetratricopeptide repeat protein, with translation MEENLEADIEALTRMIDAPGLSDVELAQALISRGVLYSQFSRWEPAIADYSRVLEDLGGATQELKDRALFQRAQAYEKTHEYVKAVTDRIQRNGHSNPDLELKIAACTQVIQHPDSKVTEIAQALLDRSRLYMNPEYRKDSIHHSSNWILAFDDLKRVINELADVPESFVVEALFQRCEFTAGLVFFNTHECLIEDYSIIIEKCPQATDAQLYEAYLNRARCYGVGRQYELAIDDLTKVMQRLSELSASQKYNILSARSYWYFAMGKPEEAVTDCNTILTQLSGLSGNEIASTILERGKISLSTGQSETAIADFNRAVEMQAESAEGLNQALLTRGDAYAALQCPNLARDDYQRIIALQDEAGSREANHRLDFLYREFGYPFEWDGRQIEHD, from the coding sequence ATGGAAGAAAATCTGGAAGCAGATATTGAAGCATTGACCCGGATGATTGATGCTCCTGGCCTCTCTGATGTGGAGTTGGCACAGGCGCTGATCAGTCGCGGTGTGCTCTATTCTCAATTTTCCCGATGGGAACCGGCGATCGCGGATTATTCACGAGTGCTGGAGGATCTGGGCGGTGCAACGCAAGAGTTGAAGGATCGTGCGCTGTTTCAACGTGCGCAGGCTTATGAAAAGACTCACGAGTATGTGAAGGCTGTGACAGATCGGATTCAGCGGAACGGGCATTCGAATCCCGACCTGGAACTGAAGATTGCCGCCTGTACTCAGGTGATTCAGCATCCGGATTCCAAAGTGACAGAGATTGCACAGGCATTACTGGATCGCAGTCGACTTTATATGAATCCGGAATATAGAAAGGATTCGATTCACCATTCGTCGAACTGGATACTGGCATTTGACGATCTGAAACGTGTGATTAACGAACTGGCGGATGTGCCGGAATCGTTCGTGGTTGAGGCATTGTTTCAGCGTTGTGAATTTACAGCAGGTTTGGTTTTTTTCAATACTCACGAATGCCTGATCGAAGATTACAGCATCATCATCGAAAAATGTCCGCAGGCGACCGATGCGCAGCTTTATGAAGCGTACCTGAACCGGGCGAGATGCTACGGCGTCGGACGGCAGTACGAACTGGCGATCGATGATCTTACAAAGGTGATGCAACGACTGTCTGAACTGTCCGCGTCTCAGAAATATAATATCTTGAGTGCGCGGAGTTACTGGTATTTCGCGATGGGGAAGCCTGAAGAGGCTGTCACTGATTGTAATACGATTCTCACACAGCTGTCTGGCTTATCAGGCAATGAGATTGCCAGCACGATTCTGGAACGGGGGAAGATTTCTCTGTCAACCGGGCAGTCGGAGACAGCGATCGCAGACTTTAATCGTGCCGTGGAAATGCAGGCTGAATCGGCGGAAGGGCTGAATCAGGCTCTGCTGACGCGGGGAGATGCTTATGCAGCGCTACAGTGTCCCAATCTGGCACGCGATGATTACCAGAGGATCATTGCACTGCAGGATGAGGCAGGGAGCAGGGAAGCGAATCACAGGCTGGATTTTCTTTACCGGGAATTTGGATACCCCTTTGAGTGGGATGGCAGACAGATCGAACATGATTAA
- a CDS encoding tetratricopeptide repeat protein, translating into MIGFFKRKSRTQPPSADEAIARAQRGDNKGALKEVDALIAEAPGVAMSHRFRGETLFAMNRYDEAIESFLTAERLGGPAMEELFFWIALAHANAERPDRAVEILQEYIDSPAASPDLSQKCKAAIAQIQGTPG; encoded by the coding sequence ATGATTGGATTTTTTAAACGGAAATCAAGGACACAACCTCCCTCTGCTGACGAGGCGATCGCTCGTGCTCAGCGTGGAGATAACAAGGGGGCGCTCAAGGAAGTAGATGCGCTCATTGCAGAAGCCCCTGGCGTGGCGATGAGTCATCGGTTTCGAGGAGAAACCCTGTTCGCGATGAACCGATACGACGAAGCCATTGAATCGTTTCTCACAGCGGAACGTCTTGGCGGGCCTGCTATGGAAGAGCTGTTCTTCTGGATCGCGCTGGCCCATGCCAATGCGGAGCGCCCGGATCGGGCTGTTGAGATTCTGCAAGAGTATATCGACTCACCGGCTGCCTCTCCTGATCTGTCCCAGAAGTGCAAAGCTGCGATCGCGCAAATACAAGGGACTCCGGGGTAG
- a CDS encoding AraC family transcriptional regulator — MGDSFQYIASNRVRFHQELHLRPRRISHYRFLYVEAGSGEYRIAEESFQVAAGWLGLLAPGVRENRYFGREPVSYLFVEFQSAKRLTEQRAVPFPGQDPQRSALIGLLKTIQAEQADEGGCLLAAAVRLMFPGADQGEQRRLDDRLRKVVRLIEAAPDQNYRISALAETAGLSEPHLRRLFREQMGENPKQFLRRTRMEFARRLMQQEGLRVGEVAHLLGFASVFQFSAQYRQVLGHPPSADRGTG; from the coding sequence ATGGGAGACTCATTTCAGTATATTGCCAGTAACCGGGTGCGGTTTCATCAGGAACTGCATCTGCGACCCCGGCGGATATCGCATTACCGGTTTCTGTATGTGGAAGCGGGGAGCGGCGAGTATCGGATCGCCGAGGAATCGTTTCAGGTCGCTGCTGGTTGGCTGGGCCTCCTGGCGCCCGGAGTGCGGGAGAACCGGTATTTCGGGCGGGAGCCGGTGTCGTATCTGTTCGTTGAATTTCAGTCGGCGAAGCGGCTGACCGAACAGCGTGCGGTCCCCTTCCCGGGCCAGGATCCCCAACGGTCGGCGCTGATCGGTTTGTTGAAAACGATCCAGGCGGAACAGGCGGATGAGGGAGGCTGTCTGCTGGCGGCGGCGGTACGGCTGATGTTTCCGGGAGCTGATCAGGGGGAACAGCGACGGCTGGATGATCGACTGCGGAAGGTGGTGCGGCTGATTGAGGCTGCCCCGGATCAGAATTATCGGATCAGCGCCCTGGCGGAGACCGCGGGGCTTTCGGAGCCGCACCTCAGGCGGTTATTTCGCGAGCAGATGGGCGAGAATCCCAAGCAGTTTCTGAGACGGACCCGCATGGAATTCGCCCGGCGGCTGATGCAACAGGAGGGCCTGCGTGTGGGAGAAGTCGCGCACCTGTTGGGGTTTGCGAGTGTCTTTCAGTTCTCAGCCCAGTATCGGCAGGTGCTGGGGCATCCGCCTTCGGCGGACCGGGGGACAGGGTGA
- a CDS encoding sodium:solute symporter — protein sequence MLSVLLANSVHFRPLDLAAILVYLTLMAGMGIWFSRRNQSTEHYFLGDRNFPGWAIGLSMLGTSISSVTFLAFPAAAFALDWRQLISNLTLPFVAVLAIIVFIPFFRRGNTTSAFEYLGDRFGTVPRLYGTLSFILLQLIRLGKVLFLVSIPVSLLTGWDIRLVIIGVGIFISFYTIAGGIEAVIWTDVIQTIVLWLGGILCFTIIVLRLPGGLAQVFEVGSAQGKFGIGSFDFNLTERTFWTVSLLGLLNWLTIYSSDQNVVQRFIAARSLREARKATTLYSVLAVLTWSFFFLVGTCVFVFYRVFPESAVANLQADEVFPWFILTQVPAGLAGLVISGVLAAAMSSLDSSINSIATVTTVDLLKPWLAPGRDDRFYLRFARLIAVLASAAMIGSAVFFSSVEKESMNDLSWIIASVFGGCLLGLFMLGFFTRRVDNTAAVIGLAGAILVNLYLGLSTGGWLPAAWSLQIHTYWVGLFVNLAFISLALLISLFRSPNTRDLTGLTVWTQEQQS from the coding sequence ATGTTATCAGTGCTCCTCGCCAATTCGGTTCACTTTCGCCCGCTCGACCTGGCGGCGATCCTCGTCTACCTCACGCTCATGGCGGGAATGGGAATCTGGTTTTCCCGCCGCAACCAGTCGACCGAACACTACTTCCTCGGCGATCGAAATTTCCCCGGCTGGGCCATCGGCCTCTCCATGCTGGGTACCTCCATCAGCTCGGTTACATTCCTCGCCTTCCCAGCGGCCGCCTTCGCCCTCGACTGGCGACAGCTGATCTCTAACCTCACCTTACCCTTTGTCGCGGTACTGGCGATCATCGTCTTCATTCCCTTTTTTCGTCGGGGGAACACCACCAGTGCCTTCGAATACCTGGGCGACCGGTTTGGCACCGTCCCCCGTTTGTACGGCACCCTCAGTTTCATTCTCCTGCAACTGATTCGCCTCGGGAAAGTCCTCTTCCTGGTTTCGATTCCGGTCAGCCTGCTCACCGGCTGGGATATCCGTCTCGTCATCATCGGCGTCGGCATCTTCATCTCCTTCTACACCATTGCCGGCGGGATCGAAGCCGTCATCTGGACCGACGTTATTCAGACCATCGTCCTCTGGCTGGGGGGCATCCTCTGTTTCACGATTATCGTCCTGCGTCTGCCCGGCGGACTCGCACAGGTCTTTGAAGTCGGTTCCGCCCAAGGCAAGTTCGGCATCGGCTCATTTGACTTCAACCTGACCGAACGCACCTTCTGGACCGTCTCCCTGCTGGGCCTGCTCAACTGGCTGACGATTTATTCCAGCGACCAGAACGTCGTCCAGCGATTCATCGCCGCCCGCAGCCTCCGCGAAGCCCGCAAAGCGACCACCCTCTATTCCGTTCTCGCCGTGTTGACCTGGTCCTTCTTCTTCCTGGTCGGCACCTGCGTCTTCGTCTTCTACCGCGTCTTCCCGGAATCCGCAGTCGCCAACCTCCAGGCCGATGAAGTCTTCCCCTGGTTCATCCTCACCCAGGTCCCCGCGGGTCTGGCCGGGCTCGTCATTTCGGGAGTCCTCGCGGCTGCCATGTCCAGCCTCGACTCCTCGATCAACTCCATCGCCACCGTCACCACGGTCGACCTGCTCAAACCCTGGCTGGCCCCGGGCAGGGACGACCGCTTCTACCTGCGGTTCGCCCGCCTGATCGCCGTCCTGGCCTCAGCCGCCATGATCGGCAGCGCCGTCTTCTTCAGCTCCGTCGAAAAGGAAAGCATGAACGACCTCAGTTGGATCATCGCCTCCGTCTTTGGCGGCTGTCTGCTTGGCCTGTTCATGCTCGGCTTTTTCACCCGCCGCGTTGATAACACTGCCGCTGTCATCGGCCTGGCCGGAGCGATCCTGGTCAACCTCTATCTCGGCCTGAGCACCGGCGGCTGGCTCCCCGCAGCCTGGTCCCTCCAGATTCATACTTACTGGGTCGGTCTGTTCGTCAATCTGGCCTTCATTTCGCTGGCGCTGCTGATCAGTCTCTTCCGCAGCCCCAACACTCGTGATCTCACCGGCCTGACCGTCTGGACGCAGGAGCAACAGTCATGA